A part of Helicobacter himalayensis genomic DNA contains:
- a CDS encoding BsaWI family type II restriction enzyme, translated as MLNKDEIKTLQDIESRYYMQPMIAKINVDISTQKFGLQEIFNHLYDYLVDCKDEVEILIQNRIQQGEIRDASQARKSIAGGAFSNLIVWVFLKNKEQGNIRQNIFITSKISSVPQWQDLFYIKVGEEIQKPDVDLVIYSLDSKNKFHKCLILSLKTSLRERAGQTYKWKLLMEIANTESSIKEKYDISYNPPILPLVCFATVNFYNEINNPQHRGMFKFFDCAFIGKNIQTGNFIKPLSALIDYISEKL; from the coding sequence ATGTTAAACAAAGATGAAATAAAAACCTTGCAAGATATAGAATCTAGATATTATATGCAACCAATGATTGCAAAAATTAATGTTGATATTTCTACTCAAAAATTTGGATTGCAAGAAATTTTTAATCATCTCTATGATTACCTTGTAGATTGCAAAGATGAAGTAGAAATTCTTATTCAAAATAGAATTCAACAGGGCGAAATAAGAGACGCGAGTCAAGCGAGAAAAAGTATTGCTGGAGGAGCATTTTCAAACCTTATTGTTTGGGTATTTCTTAAAAATAAAGAACAAGGCAATATAAGACAAAATATTTTCATTACCTCTAAAATTTCTTCTGTTCCACAATGGCAAGATTTATTTTATATCAAAGTGGGGGAGGAGATACAAAAGCCCGATGTGGATTTGGTGATTTATAGCTTAGATTCTAAAAATAAATTCCACAAATGTTTAATTTTGTCGCTTAAAACTTCCTTGCGTGAAAGGGCGGGACAGACTTATAAATGGAAGCTTTTAATGGAAATCGCCAATACAGAATCTAGCATTAAAGAAAAATATGACATTTCTTATAATCCTCCTATATTACCGCTTGTATGTTTTGCCACTGTAAATTTCTACAATGAAATCAATAATCCTCAACATAGGGGAATGTTCAAATTTTTTGATTGCGCATTTATTGGCAAAAATATACAAACAGGAAATTTTATAAAACCCTTAAGTGCTTTAATTGATTACATAAGCGAGAAACTCT
- the guaA gene encoding glutamine-hydrolyzing GMP synthase, whose amino-acid sequence MRQDFLANVEILVLDFGSQYTQLIARRLREYGIYTEIVPYFETLDSIKAKQPKGIILSGGPASVYEEGAYKPDSRIFELGIPVLGICYGMQYIAHFFGGSVVRAEAQEFGKAVLEILNIEENLTFSEFDHKKMPKVALVDLWEDSVRDSHEFLTENAILEIKNDVNALLEKSKNTLVATDEETFLGFLGVEHNRIEMLFVHPKFFRRGVGRALLREAFMRHLKQFDSIVVDCNADNARGLKFYQKLGFKEIGRSAKDSQGRDFAIVHLEVSNAVLASALKSHNVLFHNVKQNSIVWMSHADKVESIPQGFVELAKSGNTHYCAIANLKQNIYALQFHPEVVHSECGGEILKNFALQICGADTSWNMRNFAQTEIIKLRKRVFGKSWDSKNAQKLGQKVLCAVSGGVDSSVVATLLYHAIGDALIPVFVDTGLLRKGEREAVEKMFKENLKVPLIVCDASVLFLERLKGVIDPEMKRKIIGETFIEVFEKEAKKHNAKGEIKFLAQGTLYPDVIESVSVKGPSKTIKSHHNVGGLPEWMQFELIEPLRELFKDEVRALGRELGMPESMLMRHPFPGPGLAIRIMGEVNRADLDLLREADSIFVEELYKAGLYDKVWQAFCVLLNVCSVGVMGDNRTYDNTICVRAVEALDGMTASFAHLPHSFLESVSNRIINEVEGINRVVYDITSKPPGTIEWE is encoded by the coding sequence ATGCGACAAGATTTTTTAGCAAATGTGGAAATTTTGGTTTTGGATTTTGGCTCTCAATACACGCAATTAATCGCTAGGCGACTGCGCGAATATGGAATCTATACAGAGATTGTTCCGTATTTTGAAACACTAGATTCTATTAAGGCAAAGCAACCTAAAGGCATTATTTTAAGCGGAGGACCTGCTAGCGTGTATGAAGAGGGCGCATATAAGCCTGATTCTAGGATATTTGAGTTAGGAATCCCTGTGCTTGGCATTTGCTATGGTATGCAATATATCGCGCATTTTTTTGGTGGCTCTGTGGTGAGGGCAGAGGCGCAAGAGTTTGGCAAGGCGGTTTTGGAGATTCTCAATATAGAAGAGAATTTAACTTTTAGTGAATTTGACCATAAAAAAATGCCAAAGGTGGCACTTGTGGATTTGTGGGAGGATTCTGTTAGAGATAGCCACGAATTTTTAACAGAGAATGCTATTTTGGAAATTAAAAACGATGTTAATGCGCTTTTGGAAAAATCTAAAAATACACTTGTAGCAACTGATGAAGAGACATTTTTAGGCTTTCTTGGAGTAGAGCACAATCGTATTGAAATGCTTTTTGTGCATCCGAAGTTTTTTAGACGTGGTGTGGGGAGGGCATTATTGCGTGAAGCATTTATGCGACATCTGAAGCAGTTTGATAGCATTGTAGTAGATTGCAATGCAGATAATGCGCGGGGGCTAAAATTCTACCAGAAATTAGGATTTAAAGAGATAGGCAGAAGTGCAAAAGATTCTCAAGGAAGGGATTTTGCAATTGTGCATTTGGAAGTTTCAAATGCAGTTTTAGCAAGTGCTTTAAAATCGCATAATGTTTTATTTCATAATGTTAAGCAGAATTCTATCGTATGGATGAGCCACGCTGATAAGGTGGAATCTATCCCGCAAGGTTTTGTAGAGCTTGCAAAGTCTGGGAACACGCATTATTGCGCGATAGCAAATTTGAAGCAAAACATTTATGCACTGCAGTTTCACCCTGAAGTTGTGCATAGTGAGTGCGGAGGGGAGATTCTAAAGAATTTTGCCCTGCAAATTTGTGGTGCGGATACAAGCTGGAATATGCGTAATTTTGCTCAAACAGAGATTATAAAACTAAGAAAAAGAGTTTTTGGAAAATCTTGGGATTCTAAAAACGCGCAAAAACTAGGGCAAAAAGTCTTATGCGCTGTAAGTGGTGGGGTGGATTCTAGCGTTGTTGCCACGCTTTTATATCATGCCATAGGAGATGCCCTTATCCCTGTATTTGTGGATACGGGGCTTTTGCGTAAAGGTGAGAGAGAGGCAGTTGAGAAGATGTTTAAAGAAAACTTAAAAGTGCCTTTGATTGTGTGTGATGCGAGTGTGTTGTTTTTAGAGAGGCTTAAAGGTGTGATTGACCCAGAGATGAAGCGTAAAATCATCGGCGAGACTTTCATAGAAGTCTTTGAAAAAGAGGCAAAAAAGCACAATGCAAAGGGTGAGATAAAATTCCTAGCACAAGGCACACTCTATCCCGATGTGATAGAATCTGTAAGCGTGAAAGGACCATCTAAGACGATAAAAAGCCATCATAATGTAGGCGGGTTGCCTGAATGGATGCAATTTGAGTTAATAGAGCCTTTAAGAGAGCTTTTTAAAGATGAAGTGAGGGCATTAGGCAGGGAGCTAGGAATGCCAGAATCTATGCTTATGCGCCATCCATTTCCCGGACCCGGACTTGCTATTCGCATTATGGGAGAGGTGAATAGGGCGGATTTAGATTTATTGCGCGAGGCGGATTCTATCTTTGTAGAAGAGCTTTATAAGGCGGGGCTTTATGATAAAGTTTGGCAGGCATTTTGCGTGCTTTTAAATGTGTGCAGTGTGGGAGTAATGGGCGATAATCGCACTTATGATAATACCATTTGTGTGCGTGCAGTGGAGGCACTAGATGGAATGACTGCGAGTTTTGCACACTTGCCACATAGCTTTTTAGAATCTGTGAGTAATCGCATAATCAATGAAGTAGAGGGCATTAACCGCGTGGTGTATGACATCACTTCTAAGCCACCGGGCACAATTGAGTGGGAGTAA